DNA sequence from the Cottoperca gobio chromosome 2, fCotGob3.1, whole genome shotgun sequence genome:
GTGCCACACTCAACCACCTTTGTACTGTGCTACACTGTGTTTTTGTCATGTAAGTCTGTGTGCAAGTTGTGTAAAACGAAGAATTTGTTAGAAACAGTATTAACACGAGGAACCGAGACACATTTGTGTTCTTTTTCTATGTATTTCAATGTTTGGTGAAACCAGCAACAGAAGGAAGCCAGAATTGTACGACACTtacagcagctgctgtgtccatgGGCCAATCaagtacacattttaaacaatttttaatctactttatttgcattttgtatgtttttatatttttccaacaacagTTGTGAGTTGTCCGTTAAAAATCCTGCCACAGCGAACTGCAAATGGATTTTGTGTGCAGAATTTAATGCCACTATTGACTTGCACCTCACAATAGAAAAACCTGAAAAGTAGATATTTGTCCATTCCTAATCTATTCAGTGGTATCTAAAACAGATGGCTATAATGCGAATCTCGTAATTTTTTGAAAggtattaaatatacattttatatattctgtatatctaaatgtttttgtgacagTGACAGCTCATATCACTCAAGTCTTCTCCATTgctattttacaaataaatgtctCTCCTCCAGTAAAGCATTCCCAGAGAcgagttaaaggaatagtttggatACCAAtggataccactctcatgtctgtacgctaaatattAAGCTAGAGCTAGCAGccggctagcttagcttagcataaagactgaaaaccgTGAAACAGCTAGGCTGGCTTTTcctaaaagtaacaaaatcaGCCAAAAGCTCAGTGATTAACactttatatcttgtttgtatTATCTGtacaaaaatctaaatgtaaaaatgcaatgttttggTAGCTAGcgatagcttcatatttagcgtcGCCTACAGACACGAGAGAGGTATCAAGAAAATCGAATAAGTATATTAACCAAActaaactattcctttgagGACGGTATACTTCGGGGATAGCTTATTAGAAAACATTTTCGTGCTAGCATTTCAGCATAGTTCGGGAACTTTGAGTACCACTAGCAACTTGGCCTTGgctttttaaaaactcatcCAATTTCTTTTTTGCAAATTTAAGCTCTATGTTTTCCGCCTGCATACTCTTTGTCATCTTGTCAGTAAGTGTCATCCATGGACATGTGATCTCCTATCCAAATGACCCTCAATGTGTTAGCATCTGAAgctaattgtttaaaaaaaaaaaaaacacctgcaTGACGGTGAAACAGACTTGATTGTCTCGCTGCAGGACCATGGTTACTTCTAGAGATGCAATAATACCTTTTTTTCTGGGAAGGGAAACATGTAATAAATGGTAAAGAGTCTTAACAATGTATAAAACATagtatattttattcatgtaaAATGTTACTAATATATTACTAACATGACGTCAGTGTTGAAGGCAGGTTTTGTTGTAGATGTTCTTTTCCCATTGTCTAATTGATGGTTCTTAGTTGATTAGAGTAATAAGGGGTCAGAATTATATCAATATCAAATATTTTGACCACGTCTGTGTGGAATTCTGCCTTAAATTTGGTAGTGATAGCTGTACACTTTCTGTTTAATAATTTAAGACACCTGTATAGAAACCTATCAGTTCAGATATGTTGTTATATCGTGATTTGTTTTATGAGAACGAGAGCGCGAGTGAGTGAGAGCATAAATAAAGATCGTAAACAAACTGCTGAAATTATGTGCTACTTTATTGATCCACAGGGAGGTCAGAAGTCAGTCTATTCTTTCCGTACTACGAAATATAAGTATTTGTACCATCCTGTTTTGCCCCAGAGTTTTTCTACACAAGGCTTCCTTTGTCTCAGATTTTGACCTCAGCAGCTCCATGTCTTTGGCCCCACTGCATGTAGGGGGGAACCTGCACCCTCAGGCTGCGCTCCTCTAGCCTTCGCATGCCAAAATCAGAAACAGTGGGAAGGATTCTGTAAAGACTGTTGCACTTCCATTGGGCTACTTGGGCCAATTCTGTATGAGAATACTAGCATACTAGCGTGTGTGTCATTCAAGACCTTTCACGGTTGTGATGTttgaaaaaaactattttattgacTGACTTTCCAACTTCTCTCTACAGTATGTCTAAAgatctataaaatgttaaaagaaataCTTCAAAGGAACAAATATTCAGTTCCCACATTGACTATATAATTTCTACCTGCAAATAATGCCACAAACACTCaattaaaaactttattttgcagAGCGGATATAATCATATGCAATGAAAACTACACTACATGTGTTTTCTAAAGGCCTACCTGagatttcactttgtgtgttcttgtattcaccttaaaaatatagaaaataatttaaattagtaGAAAAAATATGCCCTCaatttcctttcttctctctggtGCACCATAAAACTATGGAAGAGTAGTAGTTTTTGTATCTTTGCATGACATACAGTAAGTAAAAAAGACTTACAAATTTAAATATAGTGTTGGCATTACAACATGCAAAGCAGTATGGCTTTCTATTCCTCCTGTATATGGCTTTGTGTGCAGCACACAGAGGGAGTCCTTGAGGAGTGTCTCACTGGTCCTCTTGTCTTTTCTTActgcaaaagagagaaaatcacAATCATGACGAGCCTGGCATTTCTGCCGATTATCAGATCAGCCATGTGACTGGGTTTTACCTCTCCCCTGAAGACTTGGAGGTCATGACCCAGAGTAAATATTCCTTTGCAGCCAAGGAGTCCAGCACCTTGTTCACGTCACTGGTGAAGCTTCCATCTACATGCCTCCTGCTGAGCGCCTCGCCCCGCCTGTCCGTTTCAGATCTGAGTATGTACACagtcacacaatgtaaacactgCCCATTAAGGGTCAGTAGCCCCACGATGTGGAAACCTGCTATTTGAACTCTGACGTCGGGCCCGCAGTGCAGTATTCATCGGAAAATCATAATTTGTatgctgattatttttctgatgAGTGAATACATTGTGTTGCTTTGATCATTCCATGATTTGTCCGCTTGCATGTTTTGTGTCAAAAAAGAATCATCACATCAGAAGTAACATATCAATCAACGCAGTGCAACAAGTTCAGGTGATTTATTTCAGCACAACCACGAGGAACAtcaaggggggaaaaaaagcaaagaaaggaaaaaggtGAAGTGGCACAAGAAGCAGTTGATtagctctttctctctgactctgtctctcttgtcatGGTGGAATCAGTCACAGGCAGGCCGTGAGGGGTTTGGtagcaggaggagagggagggggggacagCCTACTCTCTTCTGTCTCGTCCAGCCTTGAGCCTGGCAACAAAGTCTCTGATGGCCTGGTCCGTGAGGTAAGAGCTCACGTCGCTGGTGAAGGTCCCATCTGCGTGGCGCTTTTCTTCAGcactaaaaacacacagtgagggaaaaatattatatatcatattcattttttatgtGTCGAGTAAGTAAAAACTTGATCGGGGAACACTTTCCTGTAAAGTGCGTTTATTCAAGCACTGTAATTAAgtactgctgtactacactTCAGAGGGACATATTGTACCTTTTACtcttctacatttatctgacatagttacttttcatataaatatttaacaattaAGAAAACATATAAGCTTATAAAGAACAATGCATTGTTAAAGAATTAGCCATTGGTTTCTAATCTTTTTGTctatgggagagagagaaaataaagaaaagtccCAACAAAAAGCTGATTTAGCCGATAATACTTCTGTAAGGTTTTGAATGTAGATTTTAAAAGTTGATTGTAGCATCCTGTGCTAGAATATAACCAGTGTTTTATTCTCACAAGTTTTTACAATATACACTCTTATGATCATTTTTAGAACGGATCCCACACTGACCCGCTCCTCTTGTTGTTCATCAGCCACTGAACAAAGTCCTGCGCCTTCCTGTCCTCCAGGTATTTGCTGTAGTCGTTTGAGAAAGTTCCCTCCGAATGTCTCTTCATGTTCGACAGCTCCCTCGGCTCCGCTAACGTGTCGTCCGTGTCAAAGCTAGTTCAGGAGGGAAACACAGTTTACACCAATGAACTCTTCACGTGACCAAAATGCTGGGGTTCAGTTTGCATAGATTTCTCAATAttcatatgttatatattatatgtagtatatttattttaaaaactttattttttaataaaaacatttttaccacAGGTGTAAAGCAGTATCAATTTGTAATTTTCAattatatcttttattttgctttgctACAATTTGTTCTTTTTCCCCACACTTCCAAAATGCTCTCCTAATGTACAGCATATCATCTCCTGTTTTAATTCTTCAAATTTATTCCTTAATTTTAATTTGAGTAATGCTTCTGTTGTCTCAATCATTTTGCAGATTTGGGATCATGTCTCATCATGCAATTTggaatgtaatttaaaatgatgcacCCTTTACCACAATTTGAATTCAGTCAGATGTAAAAACTTATCTAGAAAGAGGACATTCTATTTCTGCGTAtgaaggttagggttagggttagggttggggtTAGGGTTCAGTATGAAGTTTTATTACAATGGTACTAAAAGTAGTGAAAGCTGTTCTCCTCAGACGAAGACATAATCTCATTTCTGTACCTTGAGCTGCCGTCAGCCTCCTGCAGAGGAACCTGCCAGCTGCTCTGGACAAAGCCCAGAACCAGAAGGATACCAGCTAGGAAGCTTTTCATGGTTATGACCTGCACCAcagaacagcacacacacaaagaaactgtTTGCATATTGGTTCTGAAAGCTGAAGCTTAAGAGGTTTCCCCATCGCAGCCAAACtcaccttttcttctttctttccaaaCGGTGCTGTAAGTTCCACTGCTTGTTCCTGGTGTCTGACTCTAACCCTCCTCTCTTACTTTCTGCTCTTATATACTATAATAGAAGGTGGAGGATATGTCTGCTCAGGTGAGCCAATTGTACCACTCTGCCAGGTCAACCTGTTACTCTCAACCCATTAGACACGGGCCCCGTCACATCGGCCGAATCAACAAGCCGAGCATTTGTCCATAAAGGAAAGACGCTATCCATGCGTGATGCCAGCTGGTACTTAGGTGTTAAGATCAAACAACAGCAGCTCATCCTGTTAAACAGAAAGTAGGGAAGATGCTTTAATGTGCTTCTGTGTCATCATGATGGGAAGCGATATCTGTGCGGTCATATCTGGGAGTTTCGGTCCGATCAAATTTAAAAGATGGGGAATATTGATCGTTTTTTTTGCATCAGTGGAAGTTATCTCCGTTTTTACAAGGGCCATTGTTCAATAAAGATTGATGctctataaatataatgtttttcatATATTGCTCTACGACTTTCACATAGAGCTCCATGTTTGATGAAAAATATttgctgaaaaacacaatatttctcAGTTATTTCCAGAAATTCCCATACACCCAAAGTTTAATTCAATACAATAAAGAGTTCTGAGCCACTACTCTCAGAACTTctcaataatatataataacaatatcatttattttttacttgtcTGGTATCACTTTACTTAAGACCTAGTTTACATAGCCCACTTGCCCTCCCATTTTAAGGAAATATGAGATAGCCTACCGTTTTTTTAGGCCCCGGTATGTTATCCACGATATAAATAAAAACCACCATAACGTTTACTTGAACAAGACTAATGGCCACCAAACGGCATTACCATTTATGCAAATTAgtaatatgtagtatatagtaatagtaagACTTTTTTCAATTTGCGGGAGACATTTGCTGGCTTTCCCGGCATACTTCTTAACGATTTAGATTCAACtgttcatgtttgtttcttaaagacagaaagaaaaaaacataattgttCGTATCTATATGAGCGAATAATGCACATCAATAAAAATTATCCCACGGTCAAACTCGCAAGAGTTtgtagctaaatgctaacatcagcatgctaatatgctcacaATACTGATTTTAGGTCAAATGTTTACCATATTAACCCCGTGGGTTTAGTGGATAACATGCTTATTTGCATTTTAGCAtattaacattagcatttagcatttacaGCTGAGCCAcgagcatggctgtagactgtAATGTTGAATAATTCAACAATTAAGGATATCGTTGCTCTGCTGATTCCCCCTGAAACTGAATGAAGAACATGACAGAATTTCccatttaagttttattttattttagaaagaaATGATTACATCAAGCATTCGACCAGCTCACACATTCGTTAAAACTGTATAACATTACTGTGGTGCATTACGTATCTGTACAGGCACTTTCATATTATTGTCTATGTTGGTCAAGTAAGGACCTATGTAAAACTTACATTCACAAAACGAACgtttaaaaagaacatttttgatttaGATCTGTTACCAGTAAAACTGTAAGTGATAATGTCCGACTGAATGCAAGACAAAACTTCACAGACACAGAATGATATTATGACTTGAACCACTTTGTACTTTCATGCCGTTTGGAGCTTTAATAATCAAGTTTGAAAAGACTTTATCCCCACATTTTATTCACATGAGGCAATTGAATAATATCTTTGTGATCCAGTGGACTTCAGGCAAAGCACCTCTGCAGGAAGTGACTCATGTGGGTGTAGACGTGTTGATAGGCCGAGCCGCCGAGTCCATGATCCTTGTCAGTGTACCACTGAAAGAcaagaatgtattattttaagcCCACAGTCTTCTGTTCATTCCAATTTGGATTTTCATAATTACTCACCATCGCCTCAAAGTCCACCTGCTCGTCCACAAGAGCTTCAGAGATCTCAGCTCCCTGCTGGAAATGAACGTTGTctagaaaacacaacaacataaaatTGATTATCAAGGCTTTTAATGCCACATTTTTATCTAGAAAGGTCAGGGGGTCGCTTCATGGCCGGAAGCGTTACTCATGGGAAGAGTTTAATCGGATGGTGGTGCTAGACTAAAGGTCAataggtaaaaaagaaaagtagtttttggtgagaaagttgaataaataaagttgtaaagcaacataaaatagatattagagagggaattatgatcTGTTTAACACTAGCTTGAACCAGATTATAATACATAACAGTAATTAACACTAATATTGccaatattatttgtttttacaataatttatttccttttatcaCAAAGTATttagaatatgtgtgtgtgtaaactatTTTAAGAGCACAATATATCGCTGTGGCAACAATTGCTTATTTTGTAAGTGGATTAGgtagaaaaatagaaagaaaaaccTTACTATACTagcatataaataataagaattgTTAACTTTGTTAAACATTGGTCCTGCATAACTCACCATCAGCTGTTCCATGAACCAGGAGATATTGCACTGCATGGAAATTCTTGGCCCTGGCAGTTACTGTTGAGTTCTGCACACAATCAGATGTGTGTTTATTGGTGAGCACAGGCAATAGCATAACTAATAATGACAGATACACAAGAACATCACTGACTGTCAAACTTACAGCGTAGGCTACAGAATTCTGTTCAGGCTCCATCATGTAACGCTCGGTGTAGATGGAATCTGGAATAAACAGACAGATCATTGCAGATATTGCGTGTCACTGAAGTGAGTCAGGTGTGGACAGGGTTGTTAACATGAAGAAATAAATACCATAATATTCCCATTTGGACACTGGAGCGACCGCCATTCCACATTTGAAAACTCCACTTCCAGATCCCAAGGCCATTGACGTCACATATCCACCGTAAGACTGTGAAAGATAAATAGCTCATTACTGTAGCTCGACCTAACCCTTAAGTAAAGACGCAGCACCCTGACAGTAGGGTGAAACATTAACTCCTTTTCAGAGCTGTTTACTGCCCTTTGAACtatgaaataacacacacatgcattgcaTAATGcttaaagaacacacacaatgtatcagtgtatttcatttttgatacatttgttctttaataaaagtgttttaatacAAGTATTAAGACTTACCCAGCCCCAAATAGCAACTCTGTCTTTGTCAATGAAGCCCATTTGAATGAAttccctaaaataaaataaaaagttattattatctCAGTACATTAAAATGATGTGAACTTGACTTCTggccatcatcatcatggtgTGCACACGGGGACATTTCAACCTCAGAAACAAGTCAGATCCAGTTTTATCAAGCTTTCCTGGGAAACTGTGAGAAGCTGTTTGTTTGAGCGGGAGATGCATTGACTTGTCTAAACTGCTCCTCGCTTTCCTCACCTGGATGCTGTTATCTGATCTTCCACCTCATAGGTTCCCAGACGTTTGTAGATTGCGTGCATTAACTTGTCGCCTTGGAAACCGCTTCCTCTTCCGTCAAAGCTGGCGACGATGATTTTCTCAGTGCTGGCCAAGTAAGTGGACCAGCTCACTCTGTAGGCATAGTCTGCTTTCTGACTGCAGGGACCAGCATACCTGCAAGGTTGGGCAACATTCAATATCAGTTTATAAACTCTTTTGAAAAGCAtcaaaaattaaatattatttttagtttttttatataaattctTACACATCTATTAGTAAAGGGTACTTCTTGGATTCTTCAAAGCCTGGAGGCAGAAACATCTGGTACCAGAGATCTGTCAGAAATATGTACATCCATAGAAAGAATGAATTATTAGTTTAAAAAAGTGGTAGAAGAAATATGGGCCGGGGCAATCCAAAGGGTCACAAAGTAAATCTGAGGGGTCGAGAATGGATTGATCGTGTAGgtaggaagaaaaaacaagttcTGCTACACAAATGAAGATGAATCTTTTGGACTCTTCTGtaatctttgctttttgtgaaataatgtatttgaCATCTTTGGCGATCAAACAGTAAGAGGATATGTATGACGTTTGTGAAATATGCTTAATCACTTTCTTGCCGAGGGTTAGataagattgataccactctcttACGtgtacactaaatatgaagctactcCCTGgagcaggttagcttagcacaaatactGGAAacgggggaaacagctagcctggcccTTTCTAACGGTAACTAAATCTGCCTACCTGCGActcatttgtgtaatttgtacAGAATGGTTAAAAACAAACTTGTAGAATCCACTTACTGTATCCTTGAATTTTGATGGTGCCTCGACGCATGGTGGGCATTTGGATGTCAGATATCAGGCTGCTAAATTCTTCATTGTTCTGCAAAGTCTTCAACTCTACACATGTAAAAACATAGAAGGCTCAATAGAATAACTTTTTCTCCTATCTGATATTATTTCTGATTTTATTCCGAATTTGAGAACTACCTTTATCATTCTTGTTGTCCATGAGAGAATAGTAAGGTACGCCAGGACCTTTGtttcaaaataacaatattattattagctaagctaacagctaacaagtCATAACAacatgatgtacagtatatacattatacagacTGTGGCACATTGAAACAAAGTATTACTGACCACTGCAGCTCATACGGTAGTAGGAGGCATTATGGCTGAAGTAGGCTGAATTATACTGACAGTCATCTCCACGTAATGCACATGTCAGACATTTGGACCCCTGTTTGGtccacctgacacacacacacacacacacacatcattgtttgtaataaaaaatgtgtctcttcaaataacaaacaaaaatagtaaaactgtaaaataaagacCCTTACTTGTAAACATTCCTTCCTCCTGGCTTTTTGCCCTCTTCATTACTTGAATAATATCTGTGGAATAATTGCTTGTATATTAATGTATGGGTGAGAAGGACATTTTGTTGCAATGGAGGAATTTTGCTCATGGGACATGACAATTTTCTTTGTCCCAACGTTACCAGAGACACCAAATATGTCAAACTAAAGTTTGAGAAAGTGCATAAAATTATGCATTTGAGACATCtggaatatttccatttgaatGGTGCAGTTGCAATGCAGCGATGTATCTAGCAGCAACAGAATATAACATAGTGTACAATAGCTTTCACAAGAGAACGATTGTGTGCATGTCAGGTCTTAAGCATGTGGATGCAGCTGTATGCAGATGATACAACAACTTACACACTATCTGCAGTTACTTTCAGAATGTCAATAACTTCCCATTCTCCAGTGGTGATTGCTGTAGCTGTGCCCTGCATGATGATTTACaacagaatgtgtgtgagtaACAACATGCTGTAGAAAAATATTGGACATTGTGCAATATGTGTGAGTGATTGCAAgtctaaacaaaaaaaagagtgtgATACTGGCTTACTGACTAAGATGAATCATGTTTCCTACCTTGACCACATGATGGATGTGTTTGTACTGTTTGGTGTCGCTCATCAACAGGTAATAGCTGTTCTTGTCTGCGGCAAAAACTGGTTCTGGTGGAGAAAACTGGAAAGAACAagtatattatcatatattccCTGATGTCTCTACTCTATCTGTGGCTCCCAGCTGCGAGCACATTCATTCCTACAACATCTGGCATAATAGGAAATGGTGCAATTGTTAGGGGAGGATTATTCCACATTTGCTGCTCTAATGAGTATttctggcagcaggacggtgatgtgggattgagtcaaaataaactacagtgtgtgtgttcatgttaatGAAGGAACTGTTAGTGTGGCTCATACATGTGTTTTAacagtttttggacaacaatggagttCTGTTGCACAGAGAAATAAGATATATCCGGCTTTGATACATGCACAACACTAGTTAgtaaattaatttattgttggttttgaACTTTTCAGggaatttataaaaaaaaaaaaaaaaaaaaaaaaaatgtaagtgtaGTGGTCATACCCGTCCGATCCAACCGCTGGCACTTTTCACCTCCAAacgctgtaaaataaaaatacaattagatTTTATAGCTGCAATAAGCAATATGTCATAACAATATACTGGACTTATCAGTCCaaaccagtggtcttcactattttttacgtaaGAGCCACATtaataggacaaagtcaataggagagccacttttaccgcaaagtcaaagtcataaaaagtatgtctgtttattaatctgtcatcccacccagacctctctgggaaccatcaccttatcatggtggagaggtttgcgtgtccctatgaacctgagagctgtgttgtctggagcctagtgcttctggtagggtctcccaaggcaaattggtctcaggcgaggggccagactaagaatggttcaaaaacgacttcatgaaaaaaagggaaaggaaaggagagaccctgcccggaggaagcccggtgcccccgtctggagccaggcccagagggagggcccgacagcgagcgcctggtggccgggtttgccacggagcccggtcaggcacagcctgaagaagctacgtggtgcctcccatccatccatcctgtgggcccaccactcatgggaaaaactgctgcgctgtcacacgggtggcagtgatggtcagggacctcgacggaccagacacgggcagcagaggctggctctggggacgtgcaacgtcacctctctgtgggggaaggagccggaactagagcaggaggtggagcgctaccagttggatctggtggggcttacctctacgcacagtcttggctctggaaccgtactcctggataggggttggactctattcttctccggagttgcccaaggtgtgaggcgtcgggccggggtggggatactcactagcccccggctgagcgccgctacgttggagtttaccccggtggacgagagggtcgcctccctacatcttcgggttatgggggggaaaactctgactgttgtttgtgcctatgccccaaaccgcagttcggagtatttggccttcttggagaccctgaatggagccctgcaggccgctccagtaggggacaccgtagtcttgctgggagacttcaatgcacacgtgggaaacgatggagacacctggagaggcgtgattgggaggaagggcctccctgatctaaacccgaacggtcgtttgttgttggacttttgtgctagtcatggaatggccataacaaacaccatgtttgaacataaggatgctcataagtgcacgtggtacaagagcaccctaggccaaaggtcaatgatcgattttgtaatcgtatcatctgatctgaggccgcatgttttggacactcgggtgaagagaggggctggagctgtcgactgatcaccatctggtggtgagttggatcaaggggtgggggaagactctggacagacctggtaaacccaaacgggtagtgcgggtgaactaggaacgtctggaggaagcccctgtcctggggatcttcaactcacaactccggcggagcttttcagacatccctgtggaggttgggggcattgaacctgagtgggcgatgttcaaaacctctattgctgaagctgcagtgatgagctgtggtctcaaggtcttaggtgcctcaaggggcggtaaccctgacccccggtggtcagggaagccgtccgactgaaggagtccttccgggttatgttatccgggaggactccggaaacagttgcagggtaccgaaggactagaagggt
Encoded proteins:
- the LOC115020447 gene encoding glucagon-1-like, with the protein product MKSFLAGILLVLGFVQSSWQVPLQEADGSSSFDTDDTLAEPRELSNMKRHSEGTFSNDYSKYLEDRKAQDFVQWLMNNKRSGAEEKRHADGTFTSDVSSYLTDQAIRDFVARLKAGRDRRESETDRRGEALSRRHVDGSFTSDVNKVLDSLAAKEYLLWVMTSKSSGESKKRQEDQ
- the LOC115019994 gene encoding dipeptidyl peptidase 4-like codes for the protein MVSVGKVLLGVFGVAVVIILIAVPTAIYLKEEQAGNKNTRSFTLEDVFNSSLKPKSVSLKWISDQEYLIKSGGSVFLQNVSTGASSEFLSKDKFNEKNAYDYQLSADRKYVAFMSNRFKLWRHSFTASYSLYDRELDTFFSPSDIPDEIQYFSWAPEGNKLAYVWKNNVYIKTSPGSPPQQVTFNGKENWILNGIPDWVYEEEMFSSNQGLWWSPGGKYVAYAEFNDTKVHTIEYTWYGENQYPRTVSIPYPKPGTPNPTVKLFVVDTDNTTIITEVVVPALFSSSEHYLATVTWVTDERVAVQWLKRVQNHLLLQIYNFTGPMWDPVERLEVKSASGWIGRFSPPEPVFAADKNSYYLLMSDTKQYKHIHHVVKGTATAITTGEWEVIDILKVTADSVYYSSNEEGKKPGGRNVYKWTKQGSKCLTCALRGDDCQYNSAYFSHNASYYRMSCSGPGVPYYSLMDNKNDKELKTLQNNEEFSSLISDIQMPTMRRGTIKIQGYNLWYQMFLPPGFEESKKYPLLIDVYAGPCSQKADYAYRVSWSTYLASTEKIIVASFDGRGSGFQGDKLMHAIYKRLGTYEVEDQITASREFIQMGFIDKDRVAIWGWSYGGYVTSMALGSGSGVFKCGMAVAPVSKWEYYDSIYTERYMMEPEQNSVAYANSTVTARAKNFHAVQYLLVHGTADDNVHFQQGAEISEALVDEQVDFEAMWYTDKDHGLGGSAYQHVYTHMSHFLQRCFA